The window ttgatgtttttttcatTACATCTGTTTAAAGTCATTTACCTGAAGATTTTGGTGAATCTGCAGGAGAGTCAGCATTAGAACCACCACCTGCAAAAAAATGTAATCATACTCCATAAGATTCGCCAGTGTTTGGTTTGGAACAATCTTCATAAGTgcttttcttttgaaaattctTACCGTTACAGCGACTGATAGGAGGAGTCTGAACATTACAAGCCCTTGGCAAAGCAAGAGCCTGTGTTTGGTTAATGTTGAGCCCAAGCTGAGATCTTCCACCGTTGAGGGCTTGACACAAACAGTCAGGAGAAGACTGAACTACGCTACTCAACTGGCTGCAGCATTGCTGAGAAGGAGAGGTAGTGTTTCCGGTTATGTAGTTGAGACATGGTGCCATGCTGATCAACACGCTCGTGCAACTTGACTGAGCAGAAACTCTTGTAGAAGACATCACAGCCATGAAAATTGTAAGGAACATTAAACCCATTCCTGTTTTCATGTTTTCTTGAGAGATGTTTTTGAAGAGGAtccttttgagttttttttttaacttttgttgGGTTGCTTTGTGTTTGTTTGATTGGATTTGTGGAGTCTTGATGATGGATATAAATAGGGAATTGAAGGAGTTGAAACTTGAAAATGACAAGAGGTGATGACTTGATTTTGGTGGCCAACTTTTTACTACTTTTCTAACGGTTTCTGTTGAGTATTTTATCTGTTCGGATACAAAGTGTTGTGTTGTGAACATAACTGGTACCGTTTGTTCTGGGTCAGTGGTATTTGGTGACGGTCTTAGGCTGCGTTGTTGAACTACTTCCTTGATTATTTGATTTAAGGTATAGTACAGTGATTGTTTTGTAttctttatagttttaaatttctttttgatcCCATTTCTTGTATTTTTGTTTGACTTGGCTTAATAGGTGTCGAAAAGTCTCAGTTTAGGACATCATCTTTTAGAAGTCTTTGGACGTTCTTGTCTCTAGAAGAGCATATGTTTCAAAGTCATGAACTATTCTAGTCTTGAGGTTGCCGTGTTTTCAAGTTAAAGGAAAGTCCCATGGTCGACCGTAAAGAATAATACTAAGAAGACCAGAATAAAAAATTAactgaaacaagaaaaaaatagtaGGCATGAATGAATGACAAGTGTTCAATCGTTCACATTTTTCCAAAATGAATGTAAGCTGAACATTTCGTCTTGACTCAAGAGGATGTTATTGGGCTTAAAGTTAAAGGAATTTCATTTGAGGTCTTGCTTACCGAAACAGAACCAACCGTGGGGGAGAGTGGTTCATCTAATACAATCCAGAGACGAATTAGGCAGCTACCTACTACACGCTATACACGTGTACGCATCCCATTTGCCGTCTCACTAACTAACGACTataataaaggaaaaaaaaacatagttagTTATAGTAGTTGACCTACACACACTTCCTTCGTTCCCTCCACTTTTGTCTACTTATAAATCAAATCCCACTTCTTCATCACAATCCACTTCAAACACAAACCTTAAAAGAACAACAAACAAAGCTTTAATCGATCAACAATGTCGAAGATCCCGGTTATAACCATTGCCGTGGCCTTACTCGCAGTGCTAGCTTTGCCGGTTCGCAGCCAGCAACCGCCGCTTAGCCAATGTACGCCGTCTATGATGACCACCGTGGGTCCTTGTATGAGCATTTTAACCAACAGCAGTACCAACGGAACTTCACCTTCCTCTGATTGTTGTAACTCGTTGAGGTCCTTGACTACTGGAGGAATGGGATGTCTCTGCCTTATTGTCACTGGAAGTGTTCCTTTTAATATTCCGATTAACCGTACAACCGCAGTCTCTCTTCCACGTGCTTGTAACATGCCTAGAGTTCCTCTTCAATGCAACGCCAACATTGCTCCAGCTGCTGCTCCTGGTAAATAATCAATCACATCATCTCATGTAATTAGTTAGCTTTGAAAATAAATtgataagagttttttttttttttttggtttggaaAAGGACCTGCTGGTACATTTGGACCGGCCATGTCTCCAAGTCCAGCAACAACTCCAATTGTTCCAGAGCCAACTCCAGCAGCTCAGACACCACAGTCTGATACAACCAGGCCTTTTACACCAACCGTGGACGGTGCTGCACCTACGTCTGATGACGGAGGAAACACCAGTCGACCATCTGTTACTCCTTCGTCCTCCTACGCTCTCTCACCATCCCTTCTCTTCCTTGTTGTCAGCCTCGTAGCTCTCAaattctactgatttcattgTTTCTTTAATTTCCTCTGTCTTCATCCTCATGTGATTTGATTTATGCATCTCTCAAACCATTTATTGGTCATTTCTTTGTGGAATAAGCTTGTGtatattttgtatttgtgtGAGAATTTTTACTTTGTATACTGTCTGAAGTAATTTATCATTTTCTTGATGCTCAATGTTCATtctcaaactaaataaaaatgtagGGGAGAATGTATTCAATtgagagttttaggtgattTATGTCAAAACGACAAATCCACTGTTATTGAAACATGaatttaaaaaacttatttataatCCAGTGTTATTGAACTTGACATTTTATAAAGTACTATGAAATATAATCTactgttattgaaaatattttaagttgtgGACTCTTAAAGTTTTGAAGTGATTTTAGAATGTTTGGGTTgagttttttagttaaaaaaattaaaattcaaatcCCATGGTTTTAGTTGATATTCTAAAATGGTTtaacaaaaatcattttattctaTGCAATTCCttaaaatcatctaaaacttcttaaaaatcaaatcacctcaaattttaaattgaatacACCCCTAAAATAAAAGGGGAAATTTGTCAGCCACGTTACAGAATTGTTAATTATCGATTAAATTCTAAACATTATTTCCTac of the Brassica rapa cultivar Chiifu-401-42 chromosome A03, CAAS_Brap_v3.01, whole genome shotgun sequence genome contains:
- the LOC103859964 gene encoding non-specific lipid-transfer protein-like protein At2g13820, which translates into the protein MFTTQHFVSEQIKYSTETVRKVVKSWPPKSSHHLLSFSSFNSFNSLFISIIKTPQIQSNKHKATQQKLKKKLKRILFKNISQENMKTGMGLMFLTIFMAVMSSTRVSAQSSCTSVLISMAPCLNYITGNTTSPSQQCCSQLSSVVQSSPDCLCQALNGGRSQLGLNINQTQALALPRACNVQTPPISRCNGGGSNADSPADSPKSSGPGNGSKTVPVGEGDGSSSDGSSIKFSYPLLAFLIAASYMAVFLKY
- the LOC103859965 gene encoding non-specific lipid-transfer protein-like protein At2g13820 → MSKIPVITIAVALLAVLALPVRSQQPPLSQCTPSMMTTVGPCMSILTNSSTNGTSPSSDCCNSLRSLTTGGMGCLCLIVTGSVPFNIPINRTTAVSLPRACNMPRVPLQCNANIAPAAAPGPAGTFGPAMSPSPATTPIVPEPTPAAQTPQSDTTRPFTPTVDGAAPTSDDGGNTSRPSVTPSSSYALSPSLLFLVVSLVALKFY